The following are from one region of the Jatrophihabitans telluris genome:
- a CDS encoding futalosine hydrolase: MTRILIVTAVAAERDAVVDGRQAAIGMIDGLEIHRAITGAGMIDVLAAGVGAPAAAVATGCALRNDYDLVFSAGIAGGFPAAPVGSTAVAEAVVHADLGVRTPAAFQSMAELGWGPVRHRLDTLLVEQLSDRSGARIGEILTVSTVTGSAERAAELLTSHPAAVAEAMEGIGVYLAAARAELPFAELRAISNPVGPRDRDRWRMADALTALTAAFDAVLAAPLVLQSRGVTQS, from the coding sequence ATGACCAGGATCTTGATCGTGACCGCGGTCGCGGCCGAGCGGGACGCGGTGGTCGACGGGCGCCAGGCCGCCATCGGCATGATCGACGGGCTGGAGATCCATCGGGCGATCACGGGCGCGGGCATGATCGACGTGCTCGCCGCGGGCGTCGGCGCCCCCGCTGCCGCCGTCGCCACCGGTTGCGCCCTGCGCAACGATTACGACCTGGTGTTCTCGGCCGGTATCGCCGGTGGATTCCCTGCCGCACCGGTGGGTTCGACCGCTGTCGCCGAAGCGGTCGTGCACGCGGACCTGGGCGTCCGGACTCCGGCGGCATTCCAGTCGATGGCCGAGCTCGGTTGGGGACCGGTCCGCCATCGGCTCGACACCCTGCTCGTGGAGCAGTTGTCCGACCGCAGTGGCGCTCGCATCGGAGAGATCCTCACGGTGTCCACCGTTACTGGTTCGGCCGAACGCGCGGCCGAACTGCTGACGAGCCATCCGGCCGCGGTAGCCGAGGCGATGGAGGGCATCGGGGTGTACCTGGCCGCCGCACGCGCCGAACTGCCGTTCGCGGAATTACGCGCCATCTCCAATCCGGTCGGCCCCCGTGACCGCGACCGGTGGCGGATGGCCGACGCGCTCACTGCCTTGACCGCGGCCTTCGACGCCGTGCTGGCCGCTCCGCTCGTCCTGCAATCTCGAGGAGTTACCCAATCATGA